One Eurosta solidaginis isolate ZX-2024a chromosome 5, ASM4086904v1, whole genome shotgun sequence DNA segment encodes these proteins:
- the LOC137253833 gene encoding putative nuclease HARBI1, which produces MENRRAFYVHALEEAYEETSERTIAKRTFRNRLDYFEEYTEEEFTKRFRLKKCTCMDILSRIESAITPSTNRRTNVTPKTKLLLTLRFYATGSFLITVADFCGVSVPTACRVAREVSNAIASLSKDWVKFPDPAGMQQTVFDFYKIAKFPRVIGAIDCTHVRVQSPGGENAEMFRNRKGYFSLNIQAVCDANLRFQNLVARWPGSAHDSHIFNCSRLKYQLDTGYFKDYMILGDSGYKQCRYMMTPLLNPQSAAERLYNESQIRTRNTIERTFGVWKRRFPILSMGIRVSMDTVMAIISACAVLHNIAISAKDPLPPIDIEISPSQILEEPETSFRTDGDSTARTVLISDYFARLSRPA; this is translated from the exons aTGGAAAACCGACGTGCGTTTTATGTGCATGCACTGGAAGAAGCATATGAGGAAACAAGTGAGCGAACTATAGCCAAGAGGACTTTTCGCAACCGTTTGGATTATTTTGAAGAGTACACGGAGGAAGAATTCACGAAAAGGTTCCGGTTGAAAAAATGCACCTGCATGGATATTTTAAGTCGCATTGAAAGCGCTATTACGCCCAGCACTAATAG aCGAACCAATGTTACACCAAAAACTAAGCTTTTGCTAACACTCAGGTTTTATGCAACAGGAAGTTTTTTAATAACTGTGGCCGACTTTTGTGGAGTAAGCGTACCCACGGCATGCAGAGTAGCAAGAGAAGTGTCCAATGCTATTGCATCACTCTCTAAAGATTGGGTGAAATTCCCTGATCCAGCTGGCATGCAGCAAACTGTATTCGatttttataaaatcgcaaaatttCCCAGAGTTATTGGGGCTATTGACTGTACCCACGTTAGGGTGCAATCACCAGGTGGTGAAAATGCGGAAATGTTCCGCAATAGAAAGGGTTATTTTTCACTCAATATTCAAGCGGTGTGTGATGCAAACTTACGTTTTCAAAATTTAGTAGCGAGGTGGCCAGGATCTGCTCACGACAGTCATATATTCAACTGTAGCCGTTTGAAATACCAACTGGATACGGGATATTTTAAAGACTATATGATCCTTGGGGATAGTGGCTACAAACAATGTCGATATATGATGACTCCCCTACTAAATCCACAATCTGCGGCAGAAAGGTTATATAACGAGTCCCAGATTCGTACTCGGAACACCATAGAGCGAACTTTCGGAGTTTGGAAACGACGTTTTCCAATCTTATCTATGGGGATTCGAGTATCAATGGACACCGTTATGGCAATTATATCGGCTTGCGCAGTTCTTCATAACATTGCTATATCTGCGAAAGATCCGCTTCCTCCAATAGATATTGAAATATCACCATCACAAATTTTAGAGGAACCTGAAACCAGCTTTAGGACCGACGGAGACTCAACTGCGAGAACTGTTTTGATAAGCGACTATTTTGCAAG GCTATCAAGACCAGCTTAA